A window of the Carassius carassius chromosome 36, fCarCar2.1, whole genome shotgun sequence genome harbors these coding sequences:
- the fosl1b gene encoding fos-related antigen 1, with amino-acid sequence MSHNEGRESYYRMHDSQNSPARIEPENSTALHVRPNLTEGTTSSPNLDGMLSSPDLQWLQLSSILFQSETNLGTFSSFTPTTVPNGPCLSQCSSPDPSCGAVGDSSVGHAEKYMSSEELDRIRIRRERNRVAAARCRDRRRMLIDMLQNEADHLEHVKTQLEEEIAALERERERLELVFEAHMPICKLNDLNRE; translated from the exons ATGAGTCATAATGAAGGAAGAGAATCGTATTATCGTATGCATGATTCCCAAAATTCTCCAGCACGGATCGAACCGGAGAACTCAACGGCTCTTCACGTACGTCCG AATCTTACTGAGGGCACAACATCCAGCCCAAATCTTGATGGGATGTTATCTAGTCCAGATCTTCAGTGGCTTCAGCTGTCCTCTATACTTTTCCAATCAGAGACCAACTTGGGAACATTTTCCTCATTCACACCCACCACCGTGCCCAACGGCCCCTGTTTGTCACAGTGCTCCAGCCCTGACCCGTCCTGTGGAGCAGTGGGAGACAGTTCAGTAGGACATGCTGAAAAATAT ATGTCCTCTGAGGAACTTGACAGGATAAGGATCCGCAGGGAAAGGAACAGAGTAGCAGCTGCCAGGTGTCGGGACCGCCGTCGGATGCTTATAGACATGTTACAGAAT GAGGCGGATCATTTGGAACATGTAAAGACTCAACTGGAGGAAGAGATCGCTGCTcttgaaagggagagagagaggctggAGTTGGTTTTTGAGGCACATATGCCCATCTGCAAGTTAAATGACCTAAACCGAGAATAA
- the LOC132116728 gene encoding EGF-containing fibulin-like extracellular matrix protein 2 isoform X1, with protein sequence MKATYVLLCVGLVVLPATICQSPAERDSYTECTDGYEWDVQTQLCRDINECETIQQACQGEMKCFNHYGGYLCLPSSASVITAPEPSSQSEPSVPVESNEAFNPCPVGYRAQGDTCVDIDECELDMHDCQPSQECINTVGTYTCQCPDGYSKIGIECVDIDECRNRYCQHRCVNVPGSFSCECEPGFQLAGNNRSCVDVNECEMGAPCQQRCYNSYGTFLCRCDQGYDLGPDGYSCNDIDECSYSSFLCQFQCVNEPGRFSCVCPEGYELVGTRLCQDVNECETGAHLCGEGQVCVNIHGGHKCVSSNRCQDPYIQVSENRCICPVVKPGCRDLTFSIVHRYMSITSERSVPSDVFQIQATSVYPGAYNSFRIRSGDENEEFYIRQINNISAILVLARAVTGPKEYILDLEMVSVNPLMSYQTSSVLRLSIYVGPHAF encoded by the exons ATGAAGGCCACATATGTGCTACTTTGCGTGGGTCTGGTTGTTCTTCCTGCTACAATCTGTCAGTCTCCTGCTGAACGTGACTCTTACACA GAGTGTACAGATGGCTATGAGTGGGACGTGCAGACTCAACTCTGTCGAG ACATAAACGAGTGTGAGACTATCCAGCAGGCTTGTCAGGGAGAGATGAAATGCTTTAATCACTATGGTGGTTACCTGTGCCTTCCAAGCTCTGCCTCTGTGATCACCGCACCTGAGCCCTCCAGCCAATCAGAGCCCAGTGTGCCTGTGGAGAGTAATGAGGCCTTTAACCCCTGTCCCGTAGGCTACAGGGCCCAAGGAGATACCTGTGTGG ACATTGATGAGTGTGAATTGGACATGCATGACTGTCAACCCAGCCAGGAATGCATCAACACTGTGGGAACCTACACCTGTCAGTGCCCTGACGGCTACAGCAAGATTGGCATAGAGTGTGTGG ATATCGACGAGTGCAGGAACAGGTACTGCCAGCATCGCTGTGTGAACGTGCCAGGATCTTTCTCTTGCGAATGCGAGCCTGGCTTCCAGCTGGCGGGAAACAATAGATCCTGTGTTG ATGTAAATGAGTGTGAGATGGGAGCACCTTGTCAGCAAAGGTGCTACAACAGTTACGGTACGTTCCTGTGTCGCTGTGATCAAGGCTATGACCTGGGACCCGATGGGTACTCATGCAATG ATATTGATGAGTGCAGCTATTCCAGTTTCCTTTGCCAGTTTCAGTGTGTGAACGAGCCTGGAAGATTCTCCTGTGTTTGTCCAGAAGGTTACGAGCTAGTTGGAACACGACTCTGCCAAG ATGTGAATGAGTGTGAGACAGGCGCTCATCTGTGTGGCGAGGGACAGGTCTGTGTGAATATCCATGGTGGACATAAGTGTGTCAGCTCCAACCGCTGCCAGGACCCCTACATCCAGGTCTCAGAGAA TCGTTGTATATGTCCTGTGGTGAAGCCAGGGTGTCGTGACCTGACCTTCTCCATTGTGCATCGATACATGAGCATCACCTCTGAGCGCTCCGTTCCCTCCGACGTCTTCCAGATCCAGGCCACCAGCGTCTATCCTGGAGCCTACAACTCCTTCCGCATTCGTTCTGGAGACGAAAATGAAGAATTCTACATACGG CAAATCAACAACATCAGTGCCATATTGGTGTTGGCCAGGGCAGTGACGGGACCGAAGGAGTACATCCTCGATCTGGAGATGGTGTCGGTAAATCCTCTCATGAGCTACCAGACCAGCTCTGTTCTGCGCCTCTCCATTTATGTTGGGCCTCATGCTTTCTGA
- the LOC132117249 gene encoding transmembrane protein 151B-like yields the protein MQGVTVTGEAPTLNGGGREEQRPLKQSLSGSLCRESHWKCLLLTLLMYGCFGTLGWCSLYRITVITFDDQAYFYKGNARLYHDSPCSNGYVYIPVAFLAMLYIVYLVECWHCYSKTANLAKVEISEVYDRIQRLQQATPCIWWKAISYHYVRRTRQVTRYRNGDAYTTTQVYHERVNTHAASSEFDYSRLGVKDVSKELQGLLEHPVTRLRFTKCFSFASARAETGYLTQRARFFGDNEGLDDYMEAREGMHLKNVDFREHMLAFPDPSRPPWYTRRWVYWLASAFLLSWPLRVIAEYRTAYVHYHVEKLFGENEDANDNDNTEAGNYCTGFEHGTGGPTLRVISRVNTVDMTELEWHIRCNQQMVPSYSEALLMDLDMNPNTPLSVAMAARMRRNSSYFLQSCPRCRRSTSSSSLPSWFRGNMAAGTNSFPIRPGGRLSLSRSGFSLGRLHNARSRHPCLFHSRSLGGGMGGRVEEGGGGFLGIGFRVPDEERRGVLESEGLEDDDVEETGQEQVEERENGETREEERDRPPTYQDALYFPVLIIHGEESCHGGHGIDTG from the exons ATGCAAGGGGTGACGGTGACGGGAGAAGCGCCCACATTGAATGGGGGCGGAAGGGAGGAG CAGCGTCCCCTCAAGCAGTCCCTGAGTGGCTCACTGTGCAGAGAGTCCCACTGGAAGTGCCTGCTGCTTACCTTGCTCATGTACGGCTGCTTTGGCACACTAGGCTGGTGCTCCCTATACCGCATCACCGTAATTACTTTTGATGACCAAGCCTACTTCTACAAAGGCAATGCCCGACTCTACCATGACAGCCCATGTTCCAACGGCTACGTCTATATACCTGTAGCCTTCTTGGCTATGCTGTACATCGTCTACTTGGTGGAGTGCTGGCACTGCTATTCTAAAACAGCTAACCTTGCTAAGGTGGAAATCAGTGAGGTGTATGACAGGATACAGCGGTTGCAACAAGCCACACCCTGCATCTGGTGGAAGGCCATCAGCTACCATTACGTACGTCGTACCAGACAGGTGACGCGCTACCGAAATGGAGATGCCTATACGACTACACAGGTGTACCACGAACGGGTCAACACGCATGCAGCGAGCTCCGAGTTTGATTACTCACGTCTCGGTGTCAAAGATGTCTCGAAAGAGCTGCAGGGCCTTTTGGAACATCCTGTCACTCGCTTGCGCTTCACCAAGTGCTTCAGCTTCGCCAGCGCCCGTGCAGAGACCGGCTACCTCACGCAGCGAGCACGCTTCTTTGGGGACAATGAGGGCCTGGATGACTATATGGAAGCTCGGGAGGGCATGCACCTTAAAAATGTCGACTTCCGGGAACACATGCTGGCCTTCCCCGACCCATCACGACCACCCTGGTACACCAGACGCTGGGTTTACTGGCTAGCCTCTGCTTTCCTGTTATCATGGCCTCTTCGTGTGATTGCCGAGTACCGTACTGCATACGTCCACTACCATGTTGAGAAACTGTTCGGAGAGAATGAGGATGCAAATGACAATGATAATACAGAGGCAGGAAATTACTGTACAGGCTTCGAGCATGGCACTGGGGGTCCCACTCTGCGCGTCATATCGCGGGTCAACACGGTGGATATGACCGAACTTGAATGGCACATTCGCTGTAACCAGCAGATGGTGCCTAGCTACTCCGAGGCCTTGCTTATGGATTTGGATATGAATCCTAACACACCGTTATCAGTTGCTATGGCTGCACGTATGCGACGCAATTCTAGCTACTTCCTTCAGAGTTGCCCCAGGTGCCGGCGCTCAACAAGCAGCTCTTCGCTCCCTTCCTGGTTTAGAGGGAACATGGCTGCAGGGACAAACTCATTCCCCATTAGGCCTGGTGGTAGGCTTTCTCTTAGTCGCAGTGGTTTCTCTCTTGGCCGGTTGCATAACGCAAGAAGCCGCCATCCCTGCCTGTTTCACTCGAGGAGCCTCGGAGGTGGGATGGGCGGCCGTGTGGAAGAGGGTGGTGGGGGTTTTCTTGGTATTGGGTTTAGAGTGCCAGATGAGGAGAGGAGGGGTGTATTAGAGAGTGAGGGGCTAGAAGACGACGATGTA
- the LOC132116728 gene encoding EGF-containing fibulin-like extracellular matrix protein 2 isoform X3: MKATYVLLCVGLVVLPATICQSPAERDSYTECTDGYEWDVQTQLCRDINECETIQQACQGEMKCFNHYGGYLCLPSSASVITAPEPSSQSEPSVPVESNEAFNPCPVGYRAQGDTCVDIDECELDMHDCQPSQECINTVGTYTCQCPDGYSKIGIECVDIDECRNRYCQHRCVNVPGSFSCECEPGFQLAGNNRSCVDVNECEMGAPCQQRCYNSYGTFLCRCDQGYDLGPDGYSCNDIDECSYSSFLCQFQCVNEPGRFSCVCPEGYELVGTRLCQDVNECETGAHLCGEGQVCVNIHGGHKCVSSNRCQDPYIQVSEKSRPPASILEPTTPSAFVLETKMKNSTYGKSTTSVPYWCWPGQ; encoded by the exons ATGAAGGCCACATATGTGCTACTTTGCGTGGGTCTGGTTGTTCTTCCTGCTACAATCTGTCAGTCTCCTGCTGAACGTGACTCTTACACA GAGTGTACAGATGGCTATGAGTGGGACGTGCAGACTCAACTCTGTCGAG ACATAAACGAGTGTGAGACTATCCAGCAGGCTTGTCAGGGAGAGATGAAATGCTTTAATCACTATGGTGGTTACCTGTGCCTTCCAAGCTCTGCCTCTGTGATCACCGCACCTGAGCCCTCCAGCCAATCAGAGCCCAGTGTGCCTGTGGAGAGTAATGAGGCCTTTAACCCCTGTCCCGTAGGCTACAGGGCCCAAGGAGATACCTGTGTGG ACATTGATGAGTGTGAATTGGACATGCATGACTGTCAACCCAGCCAGGAATGCATCAACACTGTGGGAACCTACACCTGTCAGTGCCCTGACGGCTACAGCAAGATTGGCATAGAGTGTGTGG ATATCGACGAGTGCAGGAACAGGTACTGCCAGCATCGCTGTGTGAACGTGCCAGGATCTTTCTCTTGCGAATGCGAGCCTGGCTTCCAGCTGGCGGGAAACAATAGATCCTGTGTTG ATGTAAATGAGTGTGAGATGGGAGCACCTTGTCAGCAAAGGTGCTACAACAGTTACGGTACGTTCCTGTGTCGCTGTGATCAAGGCTATGACCTGGGACCCGATGGGTACTCATGCAATG ATATTGATGAGTGCAGCTATTCCAGTTTCCTTTGCCAGTTTCAGTGTGTGAACGAGCCTGGAAGATTCTCCTGTGTTTGTCCAGAAGGTTACGAGCTAGTTGGAACACGACTCTGCCAAG ATGTGAATGAGTGTGAGACAGGCGCTCATCTGTGTGGCGAGGGACAGGTCTGTGTGAATATCCATGGTGGACATAAGTGTGTCAGCTCCAACCGCTGCCAGGACCCCTACATCCAGGTCTCAGAGAA ATCCAGGCCACCAGCGTCTATCCTGGAGCCTACAACTCCTTCCGCATTCGTTCTGGAGACGAAAATGAAGAATTCTACATACGG CAAATCAACAACATCAGTGCCATATTGGTGTTGGCCAGGGCAGTGA
- the LOC132116728 gene encoding EGF-containing fibulin-like extracellular matrix protein 2 isoform X2 has product MSASECKYINECETIQQACQGEMKCFNHYGGYLCLPSSASVITAPEPSSQSEPSVPVESNEAFNPCPVGYRAQGDTCVDIDECELDMHDCQPSQECINTVGTYTCQCPDGYSKIGIECVDIDECRNRYCQHRCVNVPGSFSCECEPGFQLAGNNRSCVDVNECEMGAPCQQRCYNSYGTFLCRCDQGYDLGPDGYSCNDIDECSYSSFLCQFQCVNEPGRFSCVCPEGYELVGTRLCQDVNECETGAHLCGEGQVCVNIHGGHKCVSSNRCQDPYIQVSENRCICPVVKPGCRDLTFSIVHRYMSITSERSVPSDVFQIQATSVYPGAYNSFRIRSGDENEEFYIRQINNISAILVLARAVTGPKEYILDLEMVSVNPLMSYQTSSVLRLSIYVGPHAF; this is encoded by the exons ATGAGTGCCAGTGAATGTAAAT ACATAAACGAGTGTGAGACTATCCAGCAGGCTTGTCAGGGAGAGATGAAATGCTTTAATCACTATGGTGGTTACCTGTGCCTTCCAAGCTCTGCCTCTGTGATCACCGCACCTGAGCCCTCCAGCCAATCAGAGCCCAGTGTGCCTGTGGAGAGTAATGAGGCCTTTAACCCCTGTCCCGTAGGCTACAGGGCCCAAGGAGATACCTGTGTGG ACATTGATGAGTGTGAATTGGACATGCATGACTGTCAACCCAGCCAGGAATGCATCAACACTGTGGGAACCTACACCTGTCAGTGCCCTGACGGCTACAGCAAGATTGGCATAGAGTGTGTGG ATATCGACGAGTGCAGGAACAGGTACTGCCAGCATCGCTGTGTGAACGTGCCAGGATCTTTCTCTTGCGAATGCGAGCCTGGCTTCCAGCTGGCGGGAAACAATAGATCCTGTGTTG ATGTAAATGAGTGTGAGATGGGAGCACCTTGTCAGCAAAGGTGCTACAACAGTTACGGTACGTTCCTGTGTCGCTGTGATCAAGGCTATGACCTGGGACCCGATGGGTACTCATGCAATG ATATTGATGAGTGCAGCTATTCCAGTTTCCTTTGCCAGTTTCAGTGTGTGAACGAGCCTGGAAGATTCTCCTGTGTTTGTCCAGAAGGTTACGAGCTAGTTGGAACACGACTCTGCCAAG ATGTGAATGAGTGTGAGACAGGCGCTCATCTGTGTGGCGAGGGACAGGTCTGTGTGAATATCCATGGTGGACATAAGTGTGTCAGCTCCAACCGCTGCCAGGACCCCTACATCCAGGTCTCAGAGAA TCGTTGTATATGTCCTGTGGTGAAGCCAGGGTGTCGTGACCTGACCTTCTCCATTGTGCATCGATACATGAGCATCACCTCTGAGCGCTCCGTTCCCTCCGACGTCTTCCAGATCCAGGCCACCAGCGTCTATCCTGGAGCCTACAACTCCTTCCGCATTCGTTCTGGAGACGAAAATGAAGAATTCTACATACGG CAAATCAACAACATCAGTGCCATATTGGTGTTGGCCAGGGCAGTGACGGGACCGAAGGAGTACATCCTCGATCTGGAGATGGTGTCGGTAAATCCTCTCATGAGCTACCAGACCAGCTCTGTTCTGCGCCTCTCCATTTATGTTGGGCCTCATGCTTTCTGA